The Aeromicrobium tamlense nucleotide sequence TACTCGTTGAGTGCATCCGTCGCGAGCGACCGCTGGATGTCGATGAACTGCTGCGGCGAGCGTCCGTAGGCCAGGAAGAACAGTCCCGCATTGAGCTGTCCGAGGTCGTTGTTGCCCTCGACGTAGTTGTAGCCGCGCCGCAGCAGGCGCGCCCCGCCGTTCTGGTCGGGGTGCGCCAGGCGCATGTGCGCGGTCATCGGGATCGCCGGACCGCCAGCCTGCGTGGAGACCACGTCGAAGTCGGGGTCGGTGAACTCGCGGCCGCCCGACAGGGGCGCGCCCTCGCCCTTGTCGCGACCGATGATCGCCTCCTGCTCCTCCAGCCGGACGCGGTCCCACGACTCGATGAGCATCGCGATCTTGCGGGCCACGAGGAACGAGCCGCCCGCCATCCACGGCTGGTCGGAGCCGTCGGACCACACCCACCGCTCGAGGTCGGCGGTGTCGGTGCCGAACACGTTCGCGGTGCCGTCCTTGAACCCGAAGAGGTTGCGCGGGGTGGCCTGCGCCTTCGTCGTGGTGGACGTGCGCCCGTAGCCCAGCTGGGTCCAGCGCACCTGCGCCCGTCCGAACGCGATGCGCGAGAGGTTGCGGATCGCGTGCACGGCGACCTGCGGGTCCTCGGCGCACGCCTGGATGCACAGGTCGCCGCCGCTGTAGCGGTCCTCCAGCAGGTCGAACGCGAACGACGGCAGCTCGACGAGCTCGCGCGGGCGCCGGTCGGCGAGACCGAAGCGGTCGTCGAAGAGACTGGGGCCGAAGCCGAACGTCACGGTCAGGGCGTGGGCCGAGAGGCCGAGCGCCTCGCCGGTGTCGTCCGGCGGCTTGTAGGGGCCACCGCCGGTGGCGCCCTCGGCCGTGACCTCCTCGCCGCGCGTCATCCGCGCGGCCGCGTCGGTCCAGTCGGCCAGCAGCGACCTCACGTCGTCGCGGTCGGCGGTGGACGTCAGGTCGAACGACGCGAAGTACAGGTGCTGCTGCACGGGCGTGGTGATGCCGGCCTGGTGCGGGCCGTGGAACGGCACCACACGGTCCTCGGTGGCCGGCGCGTCGTCGCGGGTGGCGCCGGCGGCGAACCCGCCGGTGACGCCCACGGCGCCCGCGGCGCCGATCAGCCCGAGGGCCGACCGGCGCGACAGCCGCGAGCCGGTCATGACGAGGAGACCCCGAGGACGGTGTGCGTGAGCTGCGACAGCGGCTCGCTCAGGGCGTTGAGCTGCGCGCCGAGCTCGTTGCGCTGCGGCTGCTCCACGGTGTCGTACGAGACGAAGCCCTTGTCGTAGTCGCCGTGCGTCTCGAGCAGCGCGAACATCGAGCCGAACTGCTCGTCGAGGTCGGTGACCAGCTGGGCACCGTCCTCGCCCTTGCTCTCGGCGATGTCGCGCACGGACGTGTAGGCCACCTTGGCGCCCTCGACGTTGGCGTAGAAGTCGTAGAGGTCGGTGTGACTGAACTCGTCCTCCTCGCCCGGGAGCTTGCCGTCGGGCGCGGCGACCTCGTCGAGCAGGCCGATGGCGCCGTTCGTGATGTCGCCGATCGAGAGCACGAAGTCGTCGGAGTGGACCTTGTCGTACAGCGCCTGGATGTCGGTGACGAGCTGCTCACCGAGCTCCTTCCGCGCGGCCGCGTCCAGCGGGGCGATCTTCTCGTCGGGGTAGTTCTTGCGAGCCTCGTCGAGCCACAGGTCCATCTCGATCCGGTGGAAGCCGGTGAACGGCAGGCCCTCGGCCTCGGCGCCGGGCTTGCGGTAGTCGATCTTCGGGTCGAGGTCGCCGAACTGCTCGGCCGTGGGCTCGATCCGCTCGTAGTTGATGCGGGTGATCGGGAAGAGCTCGCGCGCCTTCGCGTCGTCGCCGGAGGCGTAGGCGGCCACGAACTGCTCGACGTTGCCGACGAGCTCGCCGACCTGGTCCTTGGTGTACGCGGTGTAGGAGTCGACGGCCGCGTCGATGGCCTCCTGCTCGCCCTCGTCCACCGCGACGTCGTCGCCGGTGACCGTGAAGGCCGCGTTCCCGACGCCGTCGCCGACCATGCCGGGCTTGCACTCGGTGAAGTAGTCGCCGGGCTGCGCCTGCACCGTGAGGTTGCGCGAGGTGCCCGGGGCGATGTTCTCGACCTCGCCGATGATCCGCAGCTTGTCGCTGTCGAGCAGGTAGAACTCCGTGATCTTGTCGCCGTCGTTCGTCACCTCGAACGTGATGGTGCCGCTGGCGGCCTTCGCCGCCGAGACCTCGCAGCCATCGGCGGTGCTGGAGACCTCGATCGCGGCGTCGCCGGACTCGGAGTTCTTGACGCAGGCGCTCAGGCCGAGCGTCGCGGTGAGGGCGACGGCTAGCACGGTGGAGCGGGAGCGACGGTTCATGCACGGGTTCCTTCGTTCGAGGCGGCGCGGGCCGCACGGCGGGGTCGACCGACGACCCGCGCGTACGCGGTGCCGACGACGACGAGGTAGATCGCCCAGACGGCGATCTCGAGCTGGGTCATGTCCGGGGAGAACCCCACCGTGCCCTTGAGGAGGGCAGCGGGCAGACCCGTGGGGTCGATGGTGTCGCTGAGCTGGAACGCCCAGCCGGTGGTGCCGGTCCACGGACCGGGAAGCACCCCGGCCTCCTGGAGGTCGTGCACGCCGTAGGCGAGGATGCCGGCGGCGACGACGATCAGCAGTGCGCCGGTCCAGGTGAAGAACGTCCCGAGGTTGATCCGCACGATGCCGCGGTAGATCAGCCAG carries:
- the efeB gene encoding iron uptake transporter deferrochelatase/peroxidase subunit, which gives rise to MTGSRLSRRSALGLIGAAGAVGVTGGFAAGATRDDAPATEDRVVPFHGPHQAGITTPVQQHLYFASFDLTSTADRDDVRSLLADWTDAAARMTRGEEVTAEGATGGGPYKPPDDTGEALGLSAHALTVTFGFGPSLFDDRFGLADRRPRELVELPSFAFDLLEDRYSGGDLCIQACAEDPQVAVHAIRNLSRIAFGRAQVRWTQLGYGRTSTTTKAQATPRNLFGFKDGTANVFGTDTADLERWVWSDGSDQPWMAGGSFLVARKIAMLIESWDRVRLEEQEAIIGRDKGEGAPLSGGREFTDPDFDVVSTQAGGPAIPMTAHMRLAHPDQNGGARLLRRGYNYVEGNNDLGQLNAGLFFLAYGRSPQQFIDIQRSLATDALNEYIRHIGSAVFAIPRGIRPGGSVGDGLFG
- the efeO gene encoding iron uptake system protein EfeO, encoding MNRRSRSTVLAVALTATLGLSACVKNSESGDAAIEVSSTADGCEVSAAKAASGTITFEVTNDGDKITEFYLLDSDKLRIIGEVENIAPGTSRNLTVQAQPGDYFTECKPGMVGDGVGNAAFTVTGDDVAVDEGEQEAIDAAVDSYTAYTKDQVGELVGNVEQFVAAYASGDDAKARELFPITRINYERIEPTAEQFGDLDPKIDYRKPGAEAEGLPFTGFHRIEMDLWLDEARKNYPDEKIAPLDAAARKELGEQLVTDIQALYDKVHSDDFVLSIGDITNGAIGLLDEVAAPDGKLPGEEDEFSHTDLYDFYANVEGAKVAYTSVRDIAESKGEDGAQLVTDLDEQFGSMFALLETHGDYDKGFVSYDTVEQPQRNELGAQLNALSEPLSQLTHTVLGVSSS